The following proteins are co-located in the Longimicrobium terrae genome:
- a CDS encoding helix-turn-helix domain-containing protein, which produces MPRLHRHRIARASDSEKLTELLEIEMLRQVVRRELRTHAGQRTLAREIGVHRTTIRKFAEGQSTPEISNLAEIREWASDRPRIEMPMALVALAVLMDDLPPASRPAARQRFASLLMDLYEETGEGIPTWVTDELRGLDRPRVGE; this is translated from the coding sequence ATGCCGCGACTTCATCGTCATCGGATCGCACGGGCATCAGACTCGGAGAAGCTTACAGAACTGCTTGAGATCGAGATGCTTCGTCAGGTGGTGCGCCGCGAACTGCGCACGCATGCGGGGCAGCGTACGCTCGCGCGCGAGATCGGAGTGCATCGCACCACGATCCGGAAGTTTGCGGAAGGTCAGTCTACGCCCGAAATCTCGAACTTGGCTGAGATCCGCGAGTGGGCGTCGGACCGGCCCCGAATAGAGATGCCGATGGCGCTGGTTGCGCTCGCGGTCCTGATGGACGATCTGCCGCCAGCCAGCCGTCCAGCAGCGCGCCAGAGGTTTGCTTCGCTCCTGATGGATCTCTACGAGGAGACGGGCGAGGGCATTCCGACCTGGGTCACCGACGAACTACGCGGGCTGGACCGGCCGCGGGTGGGAGAATGA
- a CDS encoding DUF5677 domain-containing protein, whose protein sequence is MRVHILHQDTSLAIYTEEYKRNRTTEGPLTEAELAEIWTGYNEELEQTVPRRIPLMIAEIQSAERAAARSHREIKVAAGVEQRWGAAFRHLQHLIGAVEELARRFIIRLEETPDEHVGSIHVARTVLITRAIQTALGAETLLRAGHCAAAWAQWRTLHELAVVALFVNKHGDAVAAAYMQHGIEQSYRTLKAIQTHHKSIADDPKLAELLKAYSGWKKMLESPEMYGSGFGATYGWAGAVLGKSRPDFTDLEADVKMSVARAEYQRASNVVHPGVRGFLDHQPDDPAERASQPWQPHAALLGEPLALTAKTLTALIGGIVDVSSAASDYVLLGTISHFRDEVLATVYPRRTEHGTEHSP, encoded by the coding sequence ATGCGAGTTCATATCCTCCACCAAGACACTTCGCTGGCGATCTACACTGAAGAGTACAAGCGAAATCGGACGACAGAAGGGCCGCTCACCGAGGCGGAACTAGCCGAGATCTGGACCGGCTACAACGAAGAACTCGAGCAGACAGTACCGCGGCGCATCCCGCTCATGATCGCCGAGATCCAATCCGCGGAGCGCGCCGCCGCGCGTTCCCACCGTGAGATCAAGGTGGCTGCTGGCGTGGAGCAGCGCTGGGGTGCCGCCTTCCGCCACTTGCAGCATCTGATTGGAGCGGTTGAAGAACTCGCCCGGCGGTTCATCATCAGGCTTGAGGAAACGCCAGACGAGCACGTGGGCAGCATACACGTTGCTCGGACGGTCCTGATTACGCGCGCGATCCAGACGGCGCTCGGAGCCGAAACCCTCCTGCGGGCGGGACACTGTGCTGCAGCTTGGGCCCAGTGGCGGACCCTGCATGAGTTGGCAGTGGTGGCCCTGTTCGTCAACAAGCACGGTGATGCCGTGGCCGCCGCCTACATGCAGCACGGCATCGAGCAAAGCTACCGCACATTGAAGGCAATCCAGACCCACCACAAAAGCATCGCTGATGATCCTAAGCTGGCCGAGTTGCTGAAGGCGTACAGCGGCTGGAAGAAGATGCTGGAGAGTCCAGAAATGTATGGTTCTGGTTTCGGGGCAACCTACGGATGGGCGGGAGCGGTCCTCGGGAAATCGCGCCCTGATTTCACGGACCTAGAGGCTGATGTGAAGATGAGCGTGGCGCGCGCAGAATACCAACGCGCAAGCAATGTTGTGCACCCGGGCGTCCGCGGCTTTCTGGACCATCAGCCGGACGATCCTGCCGAGAGGGCGAGCCAGCCGTGGCAGCCGCACGCCGCGCTGCTCGGGGAACCACTCGCGCTCACTGCCAAGACGTTAACCGCGCTCATCGGCGGGATCGTCGACGTGTCCAGTGCCGCGTCGGACTACGTGCTGCTCGGCACCATCTCTCACTTCCGCGATGAGGTACTGGCGACAGTGTATCCCCGACGAACAGAACACGGGACAGAGCACAGCCCCTAA
- a CDS encoding tetratricopeptide repeat protein codes for MAVQKARRNKRPHCMPLAPLRRMGDGSKPVGWEIIQVIDGELGVVLWNALRSIYEWVKPTPGESERLHLFGGPSAASRQRVLAAVGEAPHLAQALQTVSLLREDPGAAGPESIGEACAQISAWAEERSLLEVAGHFAEAGAYADPENPARANAAGRLCRRLGLPERSGAWFRRGRYASHRTKNRAERIRALLGYGALMRSLGRYEEAEAHYLLAAKLAERTRRRKQAAEAHHDLLSIAILLDDLETAEAHVWEALRLYPSRHPYLPVLGHDWAFALILRRFYSHAIPLVELALSRVRVPEFRTLMFSTLARAAAGARQAELHGSAEAQVLQHVSRFPEYAPAALVNLAQAAWLFNAWDRAEEFARRGLEAAQAHSDERYQKDALDLLKNLKVRKAPPSELAPALPDVIDSVRARFQARLREARPPRPPQE; via the coding sequence ATGGCCGTACAGAAAGCACGCCGGAACAAGCGGCCGCACTGCATGCCCCTCGCGCCGCTCAGGCGCATGGGGGACGGCTCCAAGCCCGTGGGATGGGAGATCATCCAGGTCATTGATGGTGAGCTTGGGGTTGTGCTGTGGAATGCGCTGCGAAGCATCTACGAGTGGGTCAAGCCGACCCCGGGTGAATCGGAACGGCTGCACCTGTTCGGGGGCCCCTCGGCAGCGTCACGCCAGCGCGTGCTGGCCGCGGTTGGGGAGGCACCTCACCTCGCCCAAGCGCTTCAGACGGTCTCCCTTCTCAGAGAAGACCCCGGCGCGGCAGGGCCGGAATCCATCGGAGAAGCTTGTGCTCAGATCAGCGCCTGGGCGGAAGAACGTTCGCTGCTGGAAGTCGCCGGGCATTTCGCGGAAGCCGGGGCCTACGCAGATCCCGAGAACCCGGCCCGGGCGAATGCCGCGGGACGGCTGTGCCGCCGCTTGGGGCTACCGGAGCGCTCCGGCGCCTGGTTCCGCCGGGGACGCTACGCATCGCACCGGACGAAGAACCGGGCTGAGCGCATCCGGGCGCTGCTCGGCTACGGCGCTCTGATGCGCAGTCTGGGACGGTACGAAGAGGCCGAGGCACACTATCTCCTTGCCGCCAAGCTCGCGGAGCGCACCCGTCGCCGGAAGCAAGCTGCAGAGGCGCATCACGATCTGCTGTCCATCGCTATCCTACTCGACGATCTCGAGACGGCGGAAGCGCACGTATGGGAGGCACTGCGTCTGTATCCGTCGCGCCACCCGTACCTGCCGGTGCTGGGGCACGACTGGGCTTTTGCTCTGATCCTGCGTCGCTTTTACTCTCACGCGATCCCGCTCGTCGAACTTGCGCTGTCCCGGGTACGCGTGCCCGAGTTCCGCACGCTGATGTTCAGCACGCTCGCCCGCGCCGCCGCGGGTGCGCGACAGGCAGAGCTCCACGGCAGCGCGGAAGCACAGGTGCTACAGCATGTCTCTCGATTTCCGGAGTATGCACCTGCGGCGCTGGTCAACCTCGCCCAGGCTGCTTGGCTCTTCAACGCGTGGGACCGCGCGGAGGAGTTTGCCCGGCGTGGCTTGGAGGCGGCCCAGGCCCATTCGGATGAGCGCTACCAGAAAGACGCGCTGGATCTGCTGAAGAACCTGAAGGTGCGGAAAGCTCCACCCAGCGAACTGGCCCCGGCACTGCCGGACGTGATCGACAGCGTACGGGCCCGTTTCCAGGCGCGGCTGCGAGAGGCGCGACCTCCGCGCCCCCCGCAGGAGTAG
- a CDS encoding DNA-processing protein DprA, with protein MKTTSDAYELLCVLQWPKIGPATALDLLRRKKAEDSVLEAAEQRFPGVDAAQRQVARDRAEQIIERCSDLGLAVLGYDDASFPVRLRTIPDVPAIIYVRGDPGVLHYPSLAVVGTRQVSSAGARAAELIARFLARRSFNVVSGLALGVDMHAHVGALEANGITTAVLAHGLDRVAPSSHRALAERIVDSGGALVSEHPPGVPPRPAEFVRRNRLQSGLSLGSVVVESGVTGGSMHQARFTCDQKRRLFTVLAESDETRGDLNEAGARHLIDTLGAVPLRGTRDLARELTMLEVPLPQSEPPQVHMEW; from the coding sequence ATGAAAACGACATCCGACGCCTATGAGCTGCTCTGCGTGCTCCAATGGCCCAAGATCGGCCCCGCCACGGCACTGGACCTGCTCCGCCGCAAAAAGGCGGAAGACTCAGTGCTGGAAGCAGCTGAGCAACGATTTCCCGGTGTTGACGCAGCACAGCGGCAGGTCGCCCGCGACCGAGCAGAGCAGATCATTGAGCGCTGCTCCGATCTCGGGCTCGCCGTGCTCGGCTACGATGATGCGTCTTTCCCCGTGCGCCTTCGTACAATCCCGGATGTTCCCGCGATCATTTACGTGCGCGGTGATCCGGGGGTGCTGCATTACCCCAGCCTTGCCGTCGTGGGCACTCGCCAGGTGAGCTCGGCAGGTGCGCGTGCCGCCGAACTGATCGCGCGGTTTCTTGCGCGTCGCAGCTTCAACGTCGTCAGCGGCCTCGCACTGGGCGTGGACATGCACGCGCACGTCGGCGCGCTGGAAGCGAACGGCATCACAACCGCTGTGTTGGCGCATGGGCTTGATCGGGTCGCGCCGAGCTCGCATCGGGCACTGGCTGAGCGGATCGTAGATTCTGGGGGAGCGCTCGTGAGTGAGCATCCACCAGGCGTCCCCCCGCGGCCAGCGGAGTTCGTTCGGCGGAACCGGCTGCAGAGCGGCCTTTCTCTCGGATCTGTTGTGGTGGAGAGCGGCGTGACCGGCGGCTCAATGCATCAGGCGCGGTTCACGTGCGACCAGAAGCGGCGCCTCTTCACGGTATTAGCGGAATCGGACGAGACACGGGGTGATCTCAACGAAGCGGGCGCGAGACACCTGATCGATACGCTCGGCGCGGTTCCGCTCCGTGGCACGCGAGATCTCGCCCGGGAACTCACGATGTTGGAGGTACCGCTCCCGCAGTCCGAGCCACCCCAGGTGCACATGGAGTGGTAA
- a CDS encoding HAD family hydrolase, producing the protein MGRAAVIFDLDDTLVDTQELTGFRNRREWKAAVKALDRTELFPGIQELVGALATRGIPWAVVTTSVSFYAAAVLRHHGLGSPPLVAYHDSSPKPHPSCIIKATQHLKLDPAQIVGLGDHMNDHAAYSAAGVLSIGAGWSPVLQNAAWDSVISTPMELLEYL; encoded by the coding sequence ATGGGTCGTGCTGCGGTCATTTTTGATCTGGACGACACGCTCGTCGATACCCAAGAGCTTACCGGATTTCGAAATCGACGTGAATGGAAGGCGGCAGTAAAGGCACTCGACCGGACGGAGCTGTTTCCGGGGATCCAGGAACTCGTGGGGGCTCTGGCAACGCGTGGTATCCCGTGGGCGGTCGTCACTACTTCTGTGTCGTTCTATGCCGCCGCGGTGCTCCGCCACCACGGTCTGGGATCCCCTCCTCTGGTTGCCTACCACGATAGCTCACCGAAGCCCCACCCCAGTTGCATCATCAAAGCGACCCAACACCTGAAGTTGGATCCGGCGCAGATAGTAGGGCTCGGTGATCACATGAATGATCATGCAGCGTACTCAGCGGCCGGGGTGCTGTCGATTGGTGCAGGGTGGTCCCCCGTCCTTCAGAACGCTGCGTGGGACTCAGTAATCTCCACTCCGATGGAACTGCTGGAGTACCTCTGA
- a CDS encoding ribbon-helix-helix domain-containing protein has product MSNLATTRTSANARAATSVEDAQETRRLNVNLPNSVYEELQEMAKLSQRSLSDLIRTALGLVKVVLHEARKGNHLYIGTQDGVILKELVLPQ; this is encoded by the coding sequence ATGAGCAATCTCGCCACCACCCGCACCTCGGCCAATGCACGCGCTGCAACATCAGTTGAGGACGCGCAGGAGACCCGTCGCCTGAACGTGAATCTGCCGAACTCTGTCTACGAGGAGCTTCAGGAAATGGCCAAGCTGTCCCAGCGAAGCCTCTCTGATCTGATTCGGACCGCACTTGGTTTGGTGAAGGTCGTCTTACACGAAGCTCGTAAAGGCAACCATCTCTATATCGGTACCCAGGATGGAGTGATCCTGAAAGAGCTTGTGCTGCCACAGTGA